A window from Salvia miltiorrhiza cultivar Shanhuang (shh) chromosome 2, IMPLAD_Smil_shh, whole genome shotgun sequence encodes these proteins:
- the LOC131013115 gene encoding leucine-rich repeat extensin-like protein 3, with translation MDSPLLTLVVAIFFGFFSLIVESQGNVKPPPPPFYPPPPSPRPPPPSPSPPPPPRSSPPPPKSPPPRQPPPPPSPSRPPPPPSSPRPPPPPSSPRPPPPPSSPRPPPPPRKRLNPPPPPWRRDHEQHRRRSSPPPPKREKLNTGKKVGLMFIGVAAILQVCVVSFVLISRRQLLKAETVD, from the coding sequence ATGGATTCTCCATTGTTGACTTTGGTCGTTGCTATTTTCTTCGGATTTTTCAGCCTCATTGTTGAATCTCAAGGAAATGTGAAGCCCCCACCGCCGCCATTTTATCCTCCTCCCCCATCTCCGCGGCCGCCTCCCCCATCCCCATCCCCGCCGCCTCCACCCCGATCCTCGCCTCCGCCGCCAAAATCTCCACCTCCGCGTcaaccaccaccgcctccaTCCCCTTCacgaccaccaccacctccttcCTCTCCACGCCCACCACCACCTCCTTCCTCTCCACGCCCACCACCACCTCCTTCCTCTCCACGCCCACCTCCGCCGCCACGAAAACGCCTGAACCCGCCCCCTCCACCGTGGCGCCGCGATCATGAGCAACACCGCAGGCGTTCGAGCCCTCCACCACCGAAGAGAGAGAAGCTCAACACGGGGAAGAAAGTCGGGCTGATGTTCATTGGAGTTGCCGCGATCTTGCAAGTTTGCGTCGTCTCGTTCGTGTTGATCAGTAGAAGGCAACTTTTGAAGGCTGAAACTGTTGATTGA
- the LOC131013117 gene encoding transcription factor MYB114-like → MVASTSIKEKQRPSKKRGPWTAEEDQKITAAVAVHGAKQWATIAASSGLSRGAKSCRVRWMNYLRPNIMSDQEEDLIIRLHKLLGNRWSLIAARLPGRTDNEIKNYWKHHLSKKRLEKKGVVVAGISSDQHKGTSVSSKSVEISVSEAKIDDFFDFSNEHPSTLEWVTKFLEFGDT, encoded by the exons atggTAGCCTCAACTTCGATCAAAGAGAAGCAGCGGCCGTCCAAGAAGAGAGGGCCGTGGACGGCGGAGGAGGACCAGAAAATCACGGCCGCTGTCGCTGTCCACGGCGCCAAGCAGTGGGCCACCATTGCTGCTAGTTCAG GTTTATCGCGTGGTGCTAAGAGCTGCAGGGTGAGATGGATGAATTATCTGAGGCCAAACATCATGTCTGATCAAGAAGAGGACTTGATCATCAGGCTGCATAAACTCCTCGGAAACAG GTGGTCGCTGATAGCAGCTAGGTTACCTGGTCGAACAGACAATGAGATCAAGAATTATTGGAAGCATCATTTGAGCAAGAAGAGATTGGAGAAa AAAGGGGTAGTGGTTGCAGGGATTTCGAGTGATCAACACAAGGGAACAAGTGTCAGTAGCAAATCTGTGGAGATCTCAGTCTCAGAAGCCAAGATTGAtgatttctttgatttctctAATGAGCATCCTTCCACTTTGGAATGGGTCACCAAATTTCTTGAGTTTGGTGACACTTGA
- the LOC131009898 gene encoding two-component response regulator ARR10-like gives MHEIHVLLVDHDAEALNIAKQLEMWQYKVSCAELASPAIPMLANAKFDVVMANINSPDPHGFKLLLQHALNMWMADDNAFVAMRALENGAFLCIKKPPPMEFLRSLWQHVMREKGKFKTRSRGRYDDYDGEYDSDNNIMSQNGNVRRKMCTEWTQELHAKFMNAVEQLGEGSTGGLIEFIYRVFPKRDLRVDERARLNQNASRKPSPSLFLFYL, from the exons ATGCATGAAATCCATGTTTTGTTAGTTGATCATGACGCAGAAGCCCTAAACATAGCAAAACAGCTCGAAATGTGGCAGTATAAAG TGAGTTGTGCTGAACTTGCTTCTCCTGCTATACCGATGCTTGCAAATGCGAAATTCGATGTTGTGATGGCAAACATCAACTCTCCTGATCCCCATGGATTTAAGCTACTTCTACAACATGCACTCAACATGT GGATGGCCGATGATAATGCGTTCGTGGCGATGAGGGCCCTCGAAAATGGAGCATTCCTTTGCATCAAGAAGCCTCCACCAATGGAGTTTCTCAGAAGCCTATGGCAACATGTTATGAGGGAGAAG GGCAAATTTAAGACTCGGAGTAGAGGTAGATATGACGATTACGACGGAGAGTATGATTCAGATAACAATATTATGAGCCAAAATGGTAATGTGAGGAGAAAGATGTGTACCGAGTGGACTCAAGAGCTGCACGCCAAGTTCATGAATGCAGTCGAACAACTTGGTGAAGGAAGTAC TGGTGGATTGATTGAGTTCATTTATAGGGTGTTTCCCAAAAGAGATCTTAGAGTTGATGAACGAGCCCGGCTTAACCAGAATGCAAGTCGCAAGCCATCTCCAAGTTTGTTTCTCTTCTATTTGTAG